One region of Aurantimonas sp. HBX-1 genomic DNA includes:
- the rpmA gene encoding 50S ribosomal protein L27 yields the protein MAHKKAGGSSRNGRDSESKRLGVKKFGGEAVIPGNILIRQRGTRWHPGANVGIGRDHTLFAKAEGNVAFQHKANGRTFVAVLPKAEAAE from the coding sequence ATGGCACATAAGAAAGCAGGCGGCTCGTCGCGTAACGGTCGCGATTCGGAGTCCAAGCGCCTCGGCGTGAAGAAGTTCGGCGGCGAAGCCGTGATTCCGGGCAACATCCTGATCCGTCAGCGCGGCACGCGCTGGCATCCGGGCGCCAATGTCGGCATCGGCCGGGATCACACCCTCTTCGCCAAGGCCGAGGGTAACGTAGCGTTCCAGCACAAGGCGAATGGCCGCACCTTCGTGGCCGTCCTGCCGAAAGCCGAAGCAGCCGAGTGA
- a CDS encoding DUF3833 family protein, translating to MRRWVFAALLLLPLSGCGGGPAPVPDGFSLAEFFDGQSVSQGTVRTALVFGEAFTASFQGRREADRLWLDERFVFDDGERLQRWELSRSRAGIYSGTVATEDGDGKLAPPVPVTGWATADGAALTYDGFAPGGGDTLLNFRHVMTGNGDGTLANHVTISKFGIPIATSEVTFAKTEADLPPG from the coding sequence GTGCGGCGATGGGTTTTCGCGGCACTCCTGCTGTTGCCGCTGTCCGGCTGCGGTGGCGGGCCGGCGCCGGTTCCCGACGGGTTTTCGCTGGCCGAGTTCTTCGACGGGCAGTCCGTCTCGCAGGGCACGGTCCGGACGGCGCTGGTCTTCGGCGAGGCCTTCACCGCCAGCTTCCAGGGACGGCGAGAGGCCGATCGCCTGTGGCTGGACGAGCGGTTCGTCTTCGACGACGGCGAGCGGCTGCAGCGCTGGGAACTGTCGCGCAGCCGGGCCGGCATCTACAGCGGCACGGTGGCGACCGAAGACGGCGACGGCAAGCTCGCACCGCCTGTCCCGGTGACCGGCTGGGCGACGGCGGACGGGGCGGCGCTCACCTATGACGGGTTCGCTCCCGGCGGCGGCGACACGCTGCTGAACTTCCGGCACGTGATGACCGGCAACGGCGACGGCACGCTCGCCAACCATGTCACGATCTCGAAGTTCGGGATCCCGATCGCCACCTCCGAGGTGACGTTCGCCAAGACCGAGGCCGACCTCCCGCCGGGCTGA
- the obgE gene encoding GTPase ObgE — translation MKFLDQAKVYIRSGDGGAGSVSFRREKFIEFGGPDGGDGGRGGDIYIEAVAGLNTLIDYRYQQHFKAKTGGHGMGRNRHGAKGSDVTLKVPAGTQVFADDNETLICDLSTVGERHRLAAGGNGGFGNAYFKTSVNQAPRRANPGLEGEELTIWLRLKLIADAGLVGLPNAGKSTFLATVTRARPKIADYPFTTLHPGLGVAKIDDTEFVIADIPGLIEGAHEGVGIGDRFLGHVERTSVLLHLVSATEEDVAGSYVTVRRELAAYDHGLAEKPEIVALSKVDTLTDEAREEKMAALQAVAEGPVLALSAVTREGMTEALRSLRREISGLTSDGSLPEPDRFAVGHEGSAEE, via the coding sequence ATGAAGTTCCTCGACCAGGCCAAGGTCTACATCCGCTCCGGCGACGGCGGTGCCGGCTCGGTCTCGTTCCGGCGCGAGAAGTTCATCGAGTTCGGCGGCCCGGACGGCGGCGACGGCGGGCGCGGCGGCGACATCTACATCGAGGCGGTCGCCGGGCTGAACACCCTGATCGACTATCGGTACCAGCAGCATTTCAAGGCCAAGACCGGCGGCCATGGCATGGGCCGCAACCGCCACGGCGCCAAGGGCAGCGACGTGACGCTGAAGGTGCCGGCCGGCACCCAGGTCTTCGCCGACGACAACGAGACGCTGATCTGCGACCTGTCGACGGTCGGCGAGCGCCATCGCCTCGCCGCCGGCGGCAATGGCGGCTTCGGCAACGCCTATTTCAAGACCTCGGTGAACCAGGCGCCGCGCCGCGCCAATCCGGGGCTGGAAGGCGAGGAGCTGACGATCTGGCTGCGGCTGAAGCTGATCGCCGACGCCGGCCTCGTCGGCCTGCCGAATGCCGGCAAGTCGACCTTCCTCGCCACCGTCACGCGGGCCCGGCCGAAGATCGCCGACTATCCGTTCACCACGCTGCATCCCGGCCTCGGCGTCGCCAAGATCGACGACACCGAGTTCGTCATTGCCGACATTCCCGGCCTGATCGAGGGCGCCCATGAGGGCGTCGGGATCGGCGACCGCTTCCTCGGCCATGTCGAGCGCACCAGCGTGCTGCTGCACCTCGTCTCGGCGACCGAGGAAGACGTCGCGGGCTCCTACGTCACCGTGCGGCGCGAGCTGGCGGCCTACGACCACGGGCTCGCCGAGAAGCCCGAGATCGTCGCGCTCTCCAAGGTGGACACGCTGACCGACGAGGCGCGCGAGGAGAAGATGGCGGCGCTGCAGGCGGTCGCCGAGGGGCCGGTGCTGGCGCTCTCGGCGGTCACGCGAGAGGGCATGACCGAGGCGCTCCGGTCGCTGCGCCGCGAGATCTCGGGCCTCACCTCGGACGGCTCGCTGCCTGAGCCCGACCGCTTCGCCGTCGGCCACGAGGGGAGCGCGGAGGAATGA
- the rlmH gene encoding 23S rRNA (pseudouridine(1915)-N(3))-methyltransferase RlmH: MRLTIAAIGRMKAGPERELADRYLDRLKKAGPPLGLDYQGLFEHPESRLATTPERKRDEAQRLAASLPEGAVRIVLDETGRLMTSQDFADAIAGFRDGGRRDLGLLVGGPDGHDESLRGGADLVLSLGRMTFPHQLARILLAEQLYRAVTILAGHPYHRS; encoded by the coding sequence ATGCGCCTGACGATCGCGGCCATCGGCCGGATGAAGGCCGGGCCGGAGCGCGAGCTCGCGGACCGGTATCTCGACCGGCTGAAGAAGGCCGGCCCGCCGCTCGGTCTCGACTACCAGGGTCTTTTCGAACATCCGGAGTCGCGGCTTGCGACGACGCCCGAGCGCAAGCGCGACGAGGCCCAGCGCCTCGCCGCATCGCTGCCGGAAGGCGCCGTCCGCATCGTCCTCGACGAGACCGGCCGGCTCATGACGTCGCAGGATTTCGCCGACGCGATCGCCGGCTTCCGCGATGGGGGCCGGCGCGACCTCGGCCTGCTCGTCGGCGGCCCGGACGGGCACGACGAATCACTGCGGGGCGGCGCTGACCTCGTCCTGTCGCTCGGACGCATGACATTTCCGCATCAGCTCGCCCGCATTCTGCTCGCCGAGCAGCTGTACCGCGCGGTCACCATTCTCGCCGGCCATCCCTATCACCGGTCTTGA
- a CDS encoding murein hydrolase activator EnvC, producing MARQWVAGRRGRWRRNGVALLALVGVLLAPLPGRALPEAGDAAARPAAGVDPIRVGALEPSRSAVLAQERRKTAENLAAVSRRIALSEETIRSLDSEIAALSEDREKIRAAMTEAAEAQKRASRQLDATEGRIDALAVQEATIKASLRERRGVLAEVLGALERMGRKPPPALLVKPQDALGSVRSAILLGAVVPAIRGETEILIADLQELAEVRVSIAAETARFAGELTRYKEEETRLAKLSAEKQRLEAQNRDRRAAEAARAAELASEATDLEGLIASLESDLERVRAAEEAARVAELERREAERQAELQRREAARLEAQRLAAEAEATRLAALEAERRAAEAEATRLAAMQDAAQQRAAEAAPPAEPPVADSLVADVPAAPPAEAPDAVAEVPEPAVADAAEEVQVAALEPSDLPSAGSTPAYDIASIRRDLARLEPAAAFSTMKGRLSLPVAGKLLIGFGDRDDIGRETTGASFGARPGDVVTSPADARVLYSGPFRSYGQLLILDAGDGYHVVLAGMDRIDVESGQFVSAGEPVASMGAKRLASVAVAEFGASEPALYVEFRKDGKPVDPSPWWMDEPSGRTKNDS from the coding sequence ATGGCACGGCAGTGGGTGGCAGGCAGGCGAGGGAGGTGGCGGCGCAACGGCGTCGCCCTGCTCGCTCTTGTCGGCGTGCTGCTGGCGCCGCTGCCTGGCCGGGCGCTGCCGGAAGCCGGCGACGCCGCCGCCCGCCCGGCCGCTGGCGTCGATCCGATCCGCGTCGGCGCGCTCGAACCGTCCCGCTCTGCGGTACTGGCGCAGGAGCGGCGCAAGACCGCCGAAAACCTTGCCGCGGTGTCGCGCCGCATCGCGCTGTCGGAAGAAACCATCCGCTCCCTCGATTCCGAGATCGCCGCCCTCTCCGAGGATCGCGAGAAGATCCGCGCGGCGATGACCGAAGCGGCCGAGGCGCAGAAGCGGGCCAGCCGGCAGCTGGATGCGACCGAAGGCCGAATCGACGCGCTGGCGGTGCAGGAAGCGACGATCAAGGCGTCGCTGCGCGAGCGCCGGGGCGTCCTCGCCGAGGTGCTGGGCGCGCTGGAGCGCATGGGCCGCAAGCCGCCGCCGGCACTGCTGGTGAAGCCGCAGGACGCGCTGGGCTCGGTGCGCAGCGCCATCCTGCTCGGCGCCGTCGTGCCGGCCATTCGCGGCGAGACCGAGATCCTGATCGCCGATCTTCAGGAACTGGCCGAGGTGCGCGTCTCCATCGCCGCCGAGACGGCGCGCTTTGCCGGCGAGCTGACCCGCTACAAGGAGGAGGAGACCCGCCTCGCCAAGCTGTCGGCGGAGAAGCAGCGGCTGGAGGCGCAGAATCGCGACCGCCGCGCCGCGGAAGCCGCGCGCGCTGCCGAACTGGCCTCCGAGGCGACCGACCTCGAGGGGCTGATCGCCTCACTGGAATCCGATCTCGAACGCGTCCGTGCCGCCGAAGAGGCCGCCCGGGTCGCCGAGCTCGAACGCCGCGAGGCCGAGCGCCAGGCCGAACTGCAGCGGCGGGAGGCGGCTCGGCTCGAGGCCCAGCGCCTTGCCGCCGAGGCGGAAGCCACCAGGCTGGCGGCGCTCGAGGCCGAGCGCCGCGCCGCGGAGGCGGAAGCGACCCGCCTGGCAGCGATGCAGGATGCCGCCCAGCAGCGCGCCGCCGAGGCGGCACCACCGGCGGAGCCGCCGGTCGCCGACTCGCTGGTTGCCGACGTGCCGGCGGCACCCCCCGCGGAGGCGCCCGACGCCGTCGCCGAGGTGCCGGAGCCGGCCGTTGCCGATGCAGCCGAAGAGGTGCAGGTCGCCGCGCTCGAGCCGTCGGACCTGCCCTCCGCCGGCAGCACGCCCGCCTACGATATCGCGTCAATTCGCCGTGACCTGGCGCGGCTGGAGCCGGCCGCCGCATTTTCGACAATGAAAGGCCGATTGTCGTTGCCCGTGGCAGGCAAGCTGCTGATTGGATTTGGTGATCGCGATGATATCGGCCGGGAGACCACCGGCGCCTCGTTCGGGGCGCGCCCCGGCGACGTGGTCACGTCACCCGCCGACGCGAGGGTACTCTACTCGGGACCGTTCCGGTCCTATGGTCAACTCTTGATCCTCGACGCCGGCGACGGCTATCATGTGGTGCTGGCCGGCATGGACCGCATCGACGTCGAGAGCGGGCAGTTCGTGTCGGCGGGAGAGCCGGTCGCCTCGATGGGCGCCAAGCGTCTCGCCAGCGTGGCGGTGGCGGAGTTCGGTGCAAGCGAGCCCGCACTCTATGTCGAGTTTCGCAAAGACGGGAAACCGGTCGATCCATCACCGTGGTGGATGGACGAACCCTCTGGAAGGACGAAGAATGATTCGTAA
- a CDS encoding GNAT family N-acetyltransferase, which produces MTSEELAPGAFVNDDRRLRTTRLSLRRLRPDDAEPIARQANDRGVAQMTARIPHPYSLADARAFVADPGDEFIRAVVLATDQRLIGVAGLKPRPDGTAVSLGYWFGREHWGKGYATEVVQALVDFAFVSSDIACVCASCRVINGASRRVLEKCGFQLRRTGILDTASAGRVSVEEYHLDRGTWTALKAWGGK; this is translated from the coding sequence ATGACGTCCGAAGAACTGGCGCCTGGCGCCTTCGTCAACGACGACAGGCGGCTGCGCACGACGCGCCTGTCGCTGCGCCGGCTGCGGCCGGACGATGCCGAGCCGATCGCCCGCCAGGCGAACGACCGCGGCGTCGCGCAGATGACGGCGCGCATCCCGCATCCCTACAGCCTGGCCGACGCCCGCGCCTTCGTCGCCGACCCGGGCGACGAGTTCATCCGCGCGGTTGTCCTGGCCACCGACCAGCGGCTGATCGGCGTCGCCGGCCTGAAGCCCCGCCCGGACGGGACCGCCGTCTCGCTCGGCTACTGGTTCGGCCGCGAGCACTGGGGCAAGGGATACGCCACCGAGGTCGTCCAGGCGCTGGTCGACTTCGCCTTCGTCTCCTCCGACATCGCCTGTGTCTGCGCCAGCTGCCGGGTGATCAACGGCGCCTCGCGGCGGGTGCTGGAGAAATGCGGCTTCCAGCTGCGTCGGACCGGCATCCTCGACACGGCTTCGGCAGGCCGCGTCTCGGTGGAGGAGTACCACCTCGACCGCGGCACCTGGACGGCGCTGAAGGCCTGGGGCGGGAAGTGA
- the proB gene encoding glutamate 5-kinase codes for MSDLLAGYRRVVVKIGSSLLVDPVRGLKRTWLESLGEDIARLAADGRQILVVSSGAIALGRQILAMPRGPLKLEESQAAAAVGQIALSRTYSEILGRHGIETGQILLTLGDTEQRRRYLNARETINTLVGFGAVPVINENDTVATSEIRYGDNDRLAARVAAMIDADLLVLLSDVDGLYTAPPLQNPDAAHIPLVEAITPEIEAMAGSAGSELSRGGMKTKIDAARIATGAGAAMIITAGNRLYPLGAIERGERATLFRPLINPVTARKRWIAGHLNATGRLVVDDGAVRALRSGKSLLPAGVRSVEGAFRRGDTITVFDAGGHEVARGLVAYDAEDARRIAGLRSGDVAAVLGYEGRSAMIHRDDLVMEPSAEQPAVLTTP; via the coding sequence ATGAGCGATCTGCTCGCCGGGTATCGCCGGGTCGTCGTCAAGATCGGCTCCTCGCTGCTCGTCGATCCGGTCCGGGGCCTGAAGCGCACCTGGCTGGAATCGCTGGGGGAGGACATCGCGCGCCTTGCCGCCGACGGGCGGCAGATCCTCGTCGTGTCCTCCGGCGCCATCGCGCTCGGGCGCCAGATCCTGGCGATGCCGCGGGGGCCGCTGAAGCTCGAGGAGAGCCAGGCCGCCGCGGCGGTCGGCCAGATCGCGCTGTCGCGCACCTATTCGGAGATCCTCGGGCGGCACGGCATCGAGACCGGCCAGATCCTGCTGACGCTCGGCGACACCGAGCAGCGCCGCCGCTATCTCAACGCCCGCGAGACGATCAACACACTGGTCGGCTTCGGCGCCGTGCCGGTGATCAACGAGAACGACACCGTCGCCACCTCCGAGATCCGCTACGGCGACAACGACCGGCTGGCGGCGCGCGTCGCAGCGATGATCGACGCCGACCTGCTGGTGCTCCTGTCGGACGTCGACGGGCTCTACACGGCGCCGCCTCTGCAGAACCCGGACGCGGCGCACATCCCGCTGGTCGAGGCGATCACGCCGGAGATCGAGGCGATGGCCGGCTCCGCCGGCTCGGAACTGTCGCGCGGCGGCATGAAGACCAAGATCGACGCGGCGCGCATCGCCACCGGCGCCGGCGCGGCGATGATCATCACCGCCGGCAACCGGCTCTACCCGCTCGGCGCCATCGAGCGCGGCGAGCGGGCGACGCTGTTCCGGCCGCTGATCAACCCGGTGACGGCGCGCAAGCGCTGGATCGCCGGCCATCTCAACGCCACCGGCCGCCTCGTCGTCGACGACGGCGCCGTCCGGGCGCTGCGGTCCGGCAAGAGCCTGCTGCCGGCCGGGGTGAGGTCGGTAGAGGGCGCGTTCCGGCGCGGCGACACGATCACCGTCTTCGATGCCGGCGGGCACGAGGTGGCGCGCGGCCTCGTCGCCTACGACGCCGAGGACGCCAGGCGCATCGCCGGGCTGCGCTCGGGCGATGTCGCCGCGGTGCTCGGCTACGAGGGGCGCAGCGCGATGATCCATCGCGACGATCTGGTGATGGAGCCGTCGGCCGAACAGCCGGCGGTGCTTACCACGCCATGA
- a CDS encoding glutamate-5-semialdehyde dehydrogenase, with the protein MLDQVETTDVAALMRDIGVRARAAARQLALAPTAAKDGALAAMAAAILEAQPAILAANAADLEKANAAGMAPALIDRLTLDAGRIAAMAEGLRVVASLPDPVGARIDAWTRPNGIEIERVRTPLGVVGVIYESRPNVTADAGALCLKSGNAVILRGGSDSVRSSAAIHAALVAGLAKAGLPEDAIQIVPSTDRAAVGEMLKGLGGNLDVIVPRGGRSLVARVQDEARVPVFAHLEGLCHVYVDRAAELGMAVDIVVNSKMRRTGICGAAETLLVDRRAANTHLLPILEALRVAGCEIRATEEVRERYPTAEPASDADFDTEYLDAIISVALVDGVEGAIAHVEAHSSHHTEAIVTDDIRAADAFFAGIDSAILLHNASTQFADGGEFGMGAEIGIATGKMHARGPVGVEQLTSFNYRVRGSGQTRP; encoded by the coding sequence ATGCTCGACCAGGTCGAAACCACGGACGTCGCCGCGCTGATGCGGGACATCGGCGTGCGGGCGCGCGCCGCCGCGCGGCAGCTGGCGCTGGCGCCGACCGCCGCCAAGGATGGCGCGCTGGCGGCGATGGCCGCCGCCATCCTCGAAGCACAGCCGGCAATCCTCGCGGCGAATGCCGCCGATCTGGAGAAGGCGAACGCCGCCGGCATGGCCCCCGCCCTGATCGACCGGCTGACGCTCGATGCCGGGCGCATCGCGGCGATGGCCGAGGGGCTGCGCGTCGTCGCGTCGCTGCCCGATCCGGTCGGCGCCCGCATCGACGCCTGGACGCGGCCGAACGGCATCGAGATCGAGCGCGTCCGCACGCCGCTCGGCGTCGTCGGCGTCATCTACGAGAGCCGGCCCAACGTCACCGCCGACGCCGGGGCGCTGTGCCTGAAATCCGGCAACGCGGTGATCCTGCGCGGCGGCTCGGACTCGGTGCGCTCCTCGGCGGCGATCCATGCGGCCCTCGTGGCGGGGCTTGCCAAAGCCGGCCTGCCCGAGGATGCGATCCAGATCGTGCCCTCGACCGACCGGGCGGCGGTCGGCGAGATGCTGAAGGGCCTCGGCGGCAATCTCGACGTCATCGTGCCGCGCGGCGGGCGCTCGCTGGTGGCTCGCGTCCAGGACGAGGCGCGGGTGCCGGTCTTCGCGCATCTGGAAGGCCTCTGCCACGTCTATGTCGACCGCGCCGCGGAACTCGGCATGGCAGTCGACATCGTCGTCAACTCGAAGATGCGCCGGACCGGCATCTGCGGCGCGGCCGAAACGCTGCTGGTCGACCGCCGGGCGGCGAACACGCATCTCCTGCCGATCCTCGAGGCGCTGCGGGTCGCCGGTTGCGAGATCCGCGCAACGGAGGAGGTGCGCGAGCGCTATCCCACCGCCGAGCCCGCCAGCGACGCCGATTTCGACACCGAATATCTCGACGCGATCATCTCGGTGGCGCTGGTCGACGGGGTGGAGGGCGCCATCGCCCATGTCGAGGCGCATTCCTCGCATCATACCGAGGCGATCGTCACCGACGACATCCGGGCGGCCGACGCGTTCTTCGCCGGCATCGATTCAGCCATCCTCTTGCACAACGCCTCGACGCAGTTCGCCGACGGCGGCGAATTCGGCATGGGCGCCGAGATCGGCATCGCCACCGGCAAGATGCATGCGCGCGGCCCGGTGGGCGTCGAGCAGCTGACCAGCTTCAACTACCGCGTCCGCGGGTCCGGCCAGACCCGCCCGTGA
- a CDS encoding 50S ribosomal protein L21, which produces MFAVIKTGGKQYRVAANDQFTIERLPGEAGDLVTFKEVLMVGSTIGAPFIEGASVTAEIIGQTRGKKVISFKKRRRQNSKRTRGHRQDLTVVRVAEILTDGKAPTKTKADRPSQAAKPVAAKSDDEAVATGSAAPLFTAPGGDKDKLTKIKGIGPVAEKQLNEQGITTYAQIAALTDEDVARIDANMPFSTAQIEDWRGQAQELAKN; this is translated from the coding sequence ATGTTCGCAGTCATCAAGACCGGCGGCAAGCAATATCGTGTTGCTGCCAACGACCAGTTCACCATCGAGCGCCTGCCCGGCGAGGCCGGTGACCTCGTGACGTTCAAGGAAGTCCTGATGGTCGGCTCGACCATCGGCGCGCCGTTCATCGAAGGCGCCTCCGTGACCGCCGAGATCATCGGACAGACCCGCGGCAAGAAGGTCATCTCCTTCAAGAAGCGCCGTCGCCAGAACTCCAAGCGCACCCGCGGCCACCGCCAGGACCTGACGGTCGTGCGCGTCGCCGAGATCCTCACCGACGGCAAGGCGCCGACCAAGACCAAGGCCGACCGGCCGTCGCAGGCCGCCAAGCCGGTTGCCGCGAAGTCGGACGACGAGGCCGTGGCGACCGGATCGGCCGCTCCGCTGTTCACCGCCCCTGGCGGCGACAAGGACAAGCTGACGAAGATCAAGGGTATCGGCCCGGTGGCCGAGAAGCAGCTCAACGAGCAGGGCATCACCACCTATGCCCAGATCGCGGCGCTGACCGACGAAGACGTCGCCCGCATCGACGCCAACATGCCGTTCAGCACGGCGCAGATCGAAGACTGGCGCGGCCAGGCCCAGGAACTGGCGAAGAACTAA
- the rsfS gene encoding ribosome silencing factor: MTSLEDSKGEQIVSIDMRGKSALADHMVIVSGRSHRHVTAVADHLLRDLKEHGFGMAKVEGLANGDWVLIDTGDIIVHVFRPEVRSFYNIEKMWSVGDSGDATVH; the protein is encoded by the coding sequence ATGACGAGCCTTGAAGACTCGAAGGGCGAGCAAATTGTCTCCATCGACATGCGGGGCAAATCGGCCCTTGCCGACCACATGGTCATCGTCTCCGGACGGTCGCACCGCCATGTGACGGCCGTGGCCGATCACCTTCTGCGCGACCTGAAGGAACACGGCTTCGGGATGGCGAAGGTGGAAGGCCTGGCAAACGGCGACTGGGTGCTGATCGATACGGGCGACATCATCGTCCATGTCTTCCGCCCCGAAGTCCGCAGCTTCTACAATATCGAGAAGATGTGGTCGGTCGGGGACAGCGGAGACGCGACGGTCCACTGA
- a CDS encoding nicotinate-nucleotide adenylyltransferase, with protein sequence MKHRGKVDAGAHAVDPAALAIPHAEKGMRIGLFGGSFNPPHAGHLLVAETARRRLGLDRIWWIVTPGNPLKDHGQLRPLGERLAAVRRLADGPHAAVTAFEAAHRIRYSADTVALLRLRRPGIRFVWIMGADSLASFHRWQDWRRIVAMLPIAVVDRPGASLASLSAPMARYLEGYRLAERDAAALPFRDPPAWVFLHGPRSPVSSTLIRKASGGAS encoded by the coding sequence GTGAAGCATCGCGGGAAGGTGGACGCCGGGGCGCACGCCGTCGACCCCGCCGCGCTGGCCATCCCGCATGCCGAGAAGGGCATGCGCATCGGTCTGTTCGGCGGCTCGTTCAATCCGCCGCATGCCGGACACCTCCTGGTGGCGGAGACCGCCCGCCGCCGGCTCGGCCTCGACCGCATCTGGTGGATCGTCACGCCCGGCAACCCGCTGAAGGACCATGGTCAGCTGCGTCCGCTGGGCGAGCGGCTGGCGGCGGTGCGCCGCCTTGCCGACGGGCCGCACGCGGCGGTGACCGCCTTCGAGGCCGCGCACCGCATCCGCTACAGTGCCGACACGGTGGCCCTGCTGCGGCTGCGGCGGCCCGGTATCCGCTTCGTCTGGATCATGGGCGCCGACAGTCTCGCCTCGTTTCATCGCTGGCAGGACTGGCGCCGGATCGTCGCCATGCTGCCGATCGCCGTCGTCGACCGCCCGGGGGCGAGCCTTGCGTCCCTGTCGGCTCCGATGGCCCGCTACCTGGAAGGCTACCGCCTGGCCGAGCGCGACGCCGCGGCGCTGCCGTTCCGCGATCCGCCCGCCTGGGTGTTCCTGCACGGCCCCCGTTCGCCGGTCTCCTCGACGCTGATCCGCAAGGCTTCCGGCGGCGCGTCTTGA